The Castor canadensis chromosome X, mCasCan1.hap1v2, whole genome shotgun sequence genome includes a region encoding these proteins:
- the LOC141419882 gene encoding protein BEX4-like — translation MESKQKQALKNLKVENAQQESEGEEQASIQSEEESRHLGGAEGQKPGGNVKLGRVRRLVPNFRWGISSRHIDRNEVGDDVEKFVGQMMEIKRKSREQQMRHYRRFQTPEPDNHYDFCLIP, via the coding sequence ATGGAGTccaaacagaaacaagcacttaAAAATCTCAAAGTGGAAAATGCTCAACAGGAAAGCGAAGGAGAGGAGCAGGCCTCTATTCAGAGTGAAGAGGAATCCCGCCACTTGGGAGGGGCTGAAGGCCAGAAGCCTGGAGGAAATGTCAAGCTCGGGCGAGTCAGGCGACTTGTCCCTAATTTTCGATGGGGCATATCTAGTAGGCATATTGATCGCAATGAAGTGGGAGATGATGTAGAAAAGTTTGTTGGGCAGATGATGGAAATCAAAAGAAAGAGTAGGGAGCAGCAGATGAGGCATTACAGGCGCTTCCAAACCCCTGAACCTGACAATCATTATGACTTTTGCCTCATACCTTGA
- the LOC141419436 gene encoding histone H2B type W-T-like has product MAERSLDKSTEPTSEMSAEEDLGPQETKGTDSTTQQTQEKPRCHRRPGRGGSFATYFPRVLKTFHQDLSLSQETAGVMDSFVHDMLDGIASEAGRLSRQANRSTITTWDIQRAVRLLLPGKVGSKVVYQAAGAMAMFTQRK; this is encoded by the coding sequence ATGGCAGAGCGGAGCTTGGACAAGTCAACCGAGCCAACCTCTGAGATGTCTGCTGAGGAGGACCTTGGTCCCCAGGAGACCAAGGGGACAGACTCTACGACCCAGCAGACTCAGGAGAAGCCAAGGTGCCACCGACGACCCGGCCGTGGTGGCAGCTTTGCCACCTATTTCCCCCGGGTGCTGAAGACGTTTCACCAGGACCTCTCCCTGTCCCAGGAGACCGCGGGCGTCATGGACTCCTTCGTCCATGACATGTTGGATGGCATCGCCAGCGAGGCCGGCCGCCTGTCCCGCCAAGCCAACCGCTCGACCATCACCACCTGGGACATCCAGAGGGCCGTGCGCCTCCTGCTGCCCGGGAAGGTTGGCAGTAAAGTGGTGTACCAGGCCGCCGGCGCCATGGCCATGTTCACCCAGAGAAAGTGA